In Cupriavidus basilensis, the following proteins share a genomic window:
- a CDS encoding citrate synthase family protein, with protein sequence MPRYLTSSEAAAQLGVSRQTLYAYVSRGLLHAHDGETHRESRYLADDVARLAGQRTRGRKPREVAKATLSWGLPVLESGITLIEDGRLYYRGMDAVALAASDTVEAVAALLWQCPQDAAFGAAPLAPAHLAAMQAAFSGRRSEEALLPLFTIASEDDPTAQWQRSPERLAEGCGALVRLLAACLLHTAPASAPVHRQCASAWQVDEEGADLIRMALVLCADHELNASSFTSRCVASTGASLRASVVAGLAALTGGLHGGTTARVEALWDELGEAQPASKLRERLARGENLPGFGHHLYPAGDIRAAGLLARILPHHPQWQAFIDDAFALVGQRPSIDFALVALRRHLRLPPGAAFGMFALGRSIGWIAHALEQRADAELIRPRAAYVGPRPG encoded by the coding sequence GTGCCCCGCTACCTGACTTCCTCCGAAGCCGCCGCCCAGCTTGGCGTGTCCCGCCAGACGCTCTATGCCTATGTCAGCCGTGGCTTGCTGCACGCGCACGATGGCGAAACCCACCGCGAGAGCCGCTATCTCGCCGACGACGTTGCGCGCCTGGCCGGCCAGCGCACACGTGGCCGCAAGCCTCGCGAGGTGGCCAAGGCCACGTTGAGCTGGGGTTTGCCGGTGCTGGAATCGGGGATCACCTTGATTGAGGACGGGCGGCTCTACTACCGGGGTATGGATGCCGTTGCGTTGGCCGCGTCGGACACCGTGGAAGCGGTGGCCGCATTGCTGTGGCAGTGCCCCCAGGACGCGGCGTTTGGCGCAGCGCCGCTTGCGCCGGCGCACCTCGCGGCAATGCAGGCGGCCTTCTCCGGGCGGCGCAGCGAGGAGGCGCTGCTGCCGCTGTTTACCATCGCCAGCGAAGACGACCCCACGGCGCAGTGGCAAAGGTCACCGGAACGCCTTGCCGAGGGCTGCGGCGCGCTGGTGCGTTTGCTGGCGGCCTGCCTGCTGCACACGGCGCCCGCCAGCGCGCCGGTCCATCGGCAATGCGCCAGCGCCTGGCAGGTGGACGAAGAGGGCGCGGACCTGATCCGCATGGCGCTGGTGCTCTGCGCCGACCATGAGCTGAACGCGTCGAGCTTCACGTCCCGCTGCGTGGCGTCCACCGGCGCCAGCCTGCGCGCATCCGTGGTCGCTGGGCTGGCCGCGCTGACCGGCGGCCTGCATGGCGGGACCACCGCCCGCGTGGAGGCTCTCTGGGACGAACTCGGCGAGGCCCAGCCCGCATCGAAGCTGCGCGAGCGGCTTGCCCGCGGCGAGAACCTGCCGGGGTTTGGCCATCATCTCTACCCCGCCGGCGACATCCGCGCCGCCGGCCTGCTGGCACGGATACTCCCGCATCACCCGCAATGGCAAGCGTTCATCGACGACGCTTTTGCGCTGGTGGGGCAGCGGCCATCGATCGATTTTGCACTGGTGGCGCTGCGCCGGCATCTGCGGCTGCCGCCCGGCGCGGCCTTCGGCATGTTCGCGCTTGGCCGCTCCATCGGCTGGATCGCGCACGCGCTGGAGCAGCGTGCGGATGCCGAGCTGATCCGCCCGCGTGCCGCATACGTCGGCCCGCGCCCAGGCTAG